Proteins from one Thermodesulfobacteriota bacterium genomic window:
- a CDS encoding PDDEXK nuclease domain-containing protein, with the protein MNNSIRAVPTGFPVLLAEIKDRVQQAQTRAILSANVELVRLYWDIGRLIDERQRREGWGAAVIPRLSRELRNDLPEEKGCSERNIKRMLAFYREYTDLQPAAPMVPPPVARLAPVEKVPPPVAQLPDTPKTPPFAATSRDHGSIPSSVPRVDSILWMVPWAHHVVLMEKVKDRAERFWYMRQTLANGWSRNVLLTMIQSQAHRRQGKAVTNFDRLLPPPQSDLARQALKDPYIFDFLTLDESFHERELETHLLRALERFLLELGQGFAFVGRQVRLDVGDEDFYVDLLFYHLKLRCFIVIDLKIGEFKPEYAGKMNFYLSIVDDRLRQASDSPSIGLILCQERNRVVAEYALRGMNKPIGVAEYELTRTLPSTLRSALPTVEEIEAELSKPAARRKPEPAKPATARQATSRRPTKKLSKKKQRP; encoded by the coding sequence GTGAACAACTCCATCCGTGCCGTTCCCACGGGCTTTCCGGTCCTCCTGGCGGAGATCAAGGACCGTGTTCAGCAGGCCCAGACTCGGGCTATCCTAAGCGCCAACGTCGAACTGGTGCGCCTCTACTGGGACATCGGCCGGTTGATCGATGAACGACAGCGCCGGGAGGGCTGGGGCGCCGCCGTGATCCCGCGGTTGTCGCGAGAACTCCGCAACGACTTGCCAGAAGAGAAGGGCTGTTCCGAGCGGAATATCAAGCGGATGCTCGCGTTCTATCGTGAGTACACGGACCTCCAGCCGGCCGCGCCAATGGTGCCACCGCCGGTGGCCCGATTGGCGCCCGTCGAAAAAGTGCCACCGCCGGTGGCACAATTGCCGGACACTCCAAAAACGCCACCGTTTGCGGCAACATCCCGCGACCATGGAAGCATACCGTCCTCAGTGCCTCGCGTCGATTCGATCCTCTGGATGGTTCCGTGGGCGCACCATGTCGTCCTGATGGAGAAAGTCAAGGACCGGGCCGAGCGCTTTTGGTACATGCGGCAGACGCTCGCCAACGGCTGGAGCCGCAATGTCCTGCTCACCATGATCCAATCGCAAGCCCATCGGCGGCAGGGAAAAGCGGTCACGAACTTCGATCGGCTCCTGCCGCCGCCGCAATCCGACCTCGCTCGGCAGGCGCTCAAGGACCCGTATATTTTCGACTTCCTCACGCTCGACGAATCGTTCCACGAACGCGAACTGGAAACCCATCTGTTACGCGCACTCGAGCGCTTTCTCCTGGAACTCGGCCAGGGCTTCGCTTTTGTCGGCCGTCAGGTCCGCCTCGACGTGGGTGACGAAGATTTCTACGTGGATCTGCTCTTCTACCACCTGAAGCTGCGATGTTTCATCGTGATCGACCTGAAGATCGGGGAGTTCAAACCCGAGTACGCCGGCAAGATGAATTTCTACCTGAGCATCGTTGACGACCGGCTCCGCCAAGCATCCGACAGCCCGTCGATCGGTCTCATTCTCTGTCAGGAACGAAACCGCGTCGTCGCCGAGTACGCCCTGCGCGGGATGAATAAGCCGATCGGTGTCGCCGAGTACGAACTCACTCGAACGCTGCCCTCCACGCTCCGGTCCGCCTTGCCGACCGTAGAGGAGATCGAGGCCGAACTGAGCAAGCCAGCCGCCCGGCGGAAGCCCGAGCCGGCCAAGCCGGCTACGGCCAGGCAGGCGACATCGCGCCGACCGACCAAAAAGCTTTCGAAGAAGAAACAAAGGCCATGA